Proteins from one Mycoplasma sp. Pen4 genomic window:
- the glyA gene encoding serine hydroxymethyltransferase has protein sequence MYSKIKLHDTIVQDAINNELHRQEDHIELIASENYVSEDVLKAQGSVLTNKYGEGYPGRRYYGSCENVDIVEQAAIDRLREIFGVKYANVQPYSGSVANAAAIASVVPSGGKIMGLALNCGGHLTHGYKISFSGIFYQSVSYALSEEGVLDYDTIEKMAMEEKPDLIICGYSAYSRTIDFKRFREIADKCGAKLMADIAHIAGLIAGGQHPSPVGHAHIITSTTHKTLRGGRGGIIMTDDEEIAKKVDRWVFPGYQGGPLFHAIAGKAVAFYEVLQPMWKEYAKNIKDNATKFCDAFKAKGATIVSNGTDNHLFMVDVLKTYNINGKQAETILEKINITINKNTIPFDTLSPMLGSGIRLGTAAMTSRDFTKWDELCEIIHYTLSNHDKLVDNQEELQELKNKVLVLTKEFPIKKSYL, from the coding sequence ATGTATTCAAAAATTAAATTACATGACACAATTGTTCAAGATGCAATTAATAATGAATTACATCGTCAAGAAGATCACATCGAACTTATTGCTTCAGAAAACTATGTATCAGAAGATGTTTTAAAAGCACAAGGTAGTGTTCTAACAAACAAATATGGAGAAGGTTATCCAGGTAGAAGATACTACGGAAGCTGTGAAAACGTTGATATTGTTGAACAAGCAGCAATCGATCGTTTAAGAGAAATTTTCGGAGTTAAATATGCTAATGTTCAACCATATTCAGGTTCAGTGGCAAATGCAGCTGCTATTGCATCAGTTGTGCCTAGTGGCGGGAAAATCATGGGACTTGCTTTAAACTGTGGGGGTCACTTAACACACGGTTATAAAATTAGTTTTAGTGGTATTTTTTACCAATCAGTTTCATATGCCCTTTCTGAAGAAGGTGTTTTAGATTATGATACTATTGAGAAAATGGCAATGGAAGAAAAACCAGATTTAATTATTTGTGGTTATTCAGCTTACTCACGTACAATTGACTTCAAGCGTTTTAGAGAAATCGCCGATAAATGCGGTGCTAAATTAATGGCAGACATTGCTCACATTGCAGGTTTAATCGCAGGTGGACAACATCCATCGCCAGTTGGACACGCACACATTATTACATCTACCACACATAAAACACTACGTGGTGGGCGTGGTGGCATCATCATGACAGATGATGAAGAGATTGCTAAAAAAGTGGATCGTTGAGTATTCCCAGGATATCAAGGTGGTCCATTATTCCACGCTATTGCTGGTAAAGCAGTTGCTTTCTATGAAGTTTTACAACCAATGTGAAAAGAATATGCCAAAAACATTAAAGACAATGCAACAAAATTCTGTGACGCATTTAAAGCAAAAGGTGCAACCATTGTTTCAAACGGTACAGATAACCACTTATTCATGGTAGATGTCTTAAAAACTTACAATATTAATGGTAAACAAGCAGAAACCATTCTTGAAAAAATCAACATCACAATTAATAAAAATACAATTCCATTCGATACACTTTCACCTATGTTAGGTAGCGGTATTCGTCTTGGTACTGCAGCAATGACAAGTAGAGACTTTACAAAATGAGATGAACTTTGTGAAATTATTCACTATACACTTTCAAACCATGATAAATTAGTTGATAATCAAGAAGAATTACAAGAACTTAAAAACAAAGTTCTTGTTCTTACAAAAGAATTCCCAATTAAAAAATCATACTTATAA
- a CDS encoding Nif3-like dinuclear metal center hexameric protein, translating to MAVKRSMKIKDFIELVNSWYPNELKEIWDPSGYSVKTVQAKKFTGAVLAIDLTEEVLNEAIENGCNVILTHHPFKFEAMWKTEDYKAPYKREILKKLRQHQITSYSMHTNYDCNEEGTSYQIARYLGIQDKLNKELTQKYSAVIDANLSVRELAQLLKSNLKLDSFRTNVKDDQLDKKQATIAFLSGSGYIGQIVDLSKSIDLIVSSDFRWSDWIVFDQCNISILEVPHLDEQVFAWHMFERLTQELPDKKFVLKEIPVPYKNL from the coding sequence ATGGCAGTAAAAAGATCAATGAAAATTAAGGATTTTATTGAATTAGTAAATTCATGATATCCAAATGAATTAAAAGAAATTTGAGATCCATCGGGATACTCAGTTAAAACAGTTCAAGCGAAAAAATTTACTGGTGCAGTACTTGCAATCGACTTAACAGAAGAAGTATTAAATGAAGCAATTGAAAATGGATGTAATGTTATCTTAACTCACCATCCATTCAAGTTTGAAGCAATGTGAAAAACAGAAGATTACAAAGCACCATACAAACGTGAAATCTTAAAGAAATTACGTCAACACCAAATTACATCTTATTCAATGCATACAAACTACGATTGCAATGAAGAAGGAACATCATACCAAATTGCTAGATATTTAGGAATTCAAGATAAATTAAACAAAGAATTAACACAAAAATATTCAGCAGTAATTGATGCTAATTTATCAGTTAGAGAATTAGCTCAATTACTTAAATCAAACTTAAAATTAGATTCATTTAGAACTAATGTTAAAGATGATCAATTAGACAAGAAACAAGCAACTATTGCTTTCTTAAGTGGTTCGGGTTACATTGGACAAATTGTTGATTTATCAAAGAGTATCGATCTTATTGTAAGTAGTGATTTTCGTTGAAGTGATTGAATTGTGTTTGATCAATGCAACATTAGCATTTTAGAAGTACCACACTTAGATGAACAAGTCTTTGCATGACATATGTTTGAAAGATTAACTCAAGAATTACCTGACAAGAAATTTGTACTTAAAGAAATTCCTGTTCCATATAAAAATTTATAA
- a CDS encoding RNA polymerase sigma factor → MQKFETLINFLKKELNKSKKDHFTQEEVFDIILKKNFFVDEDSTDDLMLELKDSDIIVDDVDFGDDDDYTEDDFDLSGSKKSTKKSKKTEEVIDEDEEPDYEELLVDDDDSDEDDFIDDDIEDEHYLAKDDETEEDDSDEDEEESDDDDMFADHSDEDDLDLDLDKLSFDFNDTVDLGEDTNKKLNLTNKLTETNDIVKWYMRWIGKYGELLTVDEEKKLAEQMELGGFRGKRARDKLIQRNLRLVINNAKKYKNRGLSFIDLISEGNSGILKAVQKYDVNKGFKFSTYATWWIRQAITRAVADQARTIRVPVHMVETINKISKIERELQQELGREPSDEEIAEKYGNGYNAEKVRYIRKINIDPISLDKQVGKENDSAFSDFVKDDNIISPVEFASQEELTEVLMDMIDTLDPEDRKLICKRFGVGTDEFGERYRVHSLDELAQDRGGVSKERIRQIENKILRKLKTNSKHGKNLKDFIKS, encoded by the coding sequence ATGCAAAAATTCGAAACTTTAATTAACTTCCTGAAAAAGGAATTAAATAAAAGCAAAAAAGACCACTTCACACAAGAAGAAGTTTTTGACATTATCTTGAAAAAGAACTTTTTCGTTGATGAAGATAGTACAGATGACTTAATGTTGGAGTTAAAAGACTCAGATATTATTGTCGATGATGTTGACTTTGGTGACGATGATGATTACACCGAAGATGATTTTGATTTATCAGGTTCAAAAAAATCTACTAAAAAATCTAAGAAAACTGAAGAAGTTATTGATGAAGATGAAGAGCCAGATTATGAAGAATTATTAGTTGATGATGACGATAGTGACGAAGACGATTTCATCGATGATGATATTGAAGATGAACACTACTTAGCTAAAGATGATGAGACAGAAGAAGATGATTCTGATGAAGATGAAGAAGAATCAGATGATGATGATATGTTTGCTGATCACTCTGATGAAGACGACTTAGATTTAGACTTAGATAAACTTTCATTTGACTTCAATGATACTGTTGACTTAGGTGAAGACACAAACAAAAAACTTAACCTTACAAACAAACTTACAGAAACAAACGATATTGTTAAATGATACATGCGTTGAATTGGTAAGTATGGTGAATTGCTTACAGTTGATGAAGAAAAGAAACTTGCAGAACAAATGGAACTTGGTGGTTTCAGAGGAAAACGTGCAAGAGATAAACTTATCCAAAGAAACCTACGTTTAGTTATTAATAATGCTAAAAAATACAAAAACAGAGGACTTTCATTTATTGATTTAATTTCTGAAGGTAACTCAGGTATTTTAAAAGCAGTTCAAAAATACGACGTTAATAAAGGATTTAAATTCTCAACATATGCAACATGATGAATTCGTCAAGCAATTACACGTGCTGTAGCGGATCAAGCTAGAACAATTCGTGTGCCAGTTCACATGGTTGAAACAATCAACAAGATTTCAAAAATTGAACGCGAACTTCAACAAGAATTAGGTAGAGAACCAAGTGACGAGGAAATCGCAGAAAAATACGGAAACGGATATAATGCTGAAAAAGTTAGATACATCCGTAAAATCAACATTGACCCAATTTCTTTAGATAAACAGGTTGGTAAAGAAAACGATTCAGCATTCTCTGATTTTGTTAAAGATGACAATATCATTTCACCAGTTGAATTTGCTTCACAAGAAGAATTAACTGAAGTTTTAATGGATATGATTGATACTTTAGATCCAGAAGACCGTAAGTTAATCTGTAAACGTTTTGGTGTAGGTACAGATGAATTTGGTGAACGTTACAGAGTGCACTCATTAGATGAATTAGCGCAAGATCGTGGTGGTGTTTCAAAAGAACGTATTCGTCAAATTGAAAATAAAATCTTACGTAAATTAAAAACAAACTCAAAACACGGTAAAAATTTAAAGGACTTTATTAAATCATAA
- the dnaG gene encoding DNA primase: MVKKHFPIELSEQIIKQADIVEIISEFVNLNKKGNNYVGLCPFHQDSTPSFTVSPIKQIFKCFPCGAGGNVASFIRRFKNLNFIQAIEYLAQKQNIDYDFSQHQNQEINNYTEEEIQILDSLELVNAYYKTQIWANQAASDYIKQRGLDDPDIRDMFDIGFAPKGRLKDALKALTADNNILVKAGLLNQDHNEMFWDRITFGIKNAKGELVAFSARALTKDTQAKYINSPETELFHKSKILYNYHNAKESIANKKEVVIVEGYMDVIACYKANITNTVAIMGTALTKDHVQLIRNNKVTLFLDNDNAGINASLRSIKTLLENNVETVVVLNKFLKDADEILKEYGAETLQNLVTQSTQSSVDFVYEQLKKIHNLNTNVDFQHLNDFIKELDQYLVLMTEEQIQYIALRLEKDFNYKLKIDSILKLAQAKNKQYTKTSYENEFQNYEPSYIPSYDFETQIDTPTYQTQEPVAYQRAYDKFWFDKKITRINVLIGILSNPQALKLFKQIENIQSLFIYPENVKKLFDELVAMDENQISPDKALEISSEALSDYFSDINNQAIQEEFTNIFINNAIESFNQAFETGKTLPVKAMLNELNQEWAKWLDINYPTNNQAKNIVVPPYRYEIIKKINDFWKNRTIKLKP; encoded by the coding sequence ATGGTAAAAAAACATTTTCCAATAGAACTATCCGAACAAATAATAAAACAAGCCGACATAGTTGAGATAATATCTGAATTTGTTAATTTAAACAAAAAGGGTAACAACTATGTTGGCCTTTGTCCGTTTCACCAAGACTCAACACCAAGTTTTACAGTCTCACCAATAAAACAAATTTTCAAATGTTTTCCTTGTGGTGCTGGTGGAAATGTTGCTAGTTTCATTAGAAGATTTAAAAATCTTAATTTTATTCAAGCAATTGAATATTTAGCTCAAAAACAAAACATTGACTACGATTTTAGTCAACATCAAAACCAAGAAATAAATAACTATACAGAAGAAGAAATTCAAATTTTAGACTCACTAGAGCTCGTTAATGCTTACTATAAAACTCAAATCTGAGCAAATCAAGCTGCAAGTGATTATATTAAACAACGTGGTTTAGATGATCCAGATATCCGTGATATGTTTGATATCGGTTTTGCTCCAAAGGGTAGATTAAAAGATGCTCTTAAAGCATTAACCGCTGACAATAACATTCTTGTAAAAGCAGGTTTATTAAACCAAGATCATAATGAAATGTTTTGAGATCGGATTACTTTTGGTATCAAAAATGCAAAAGGTGAATTAGTTGCTTTCTCAGCACGTGCTTTAACTAAAGATACACAAGCCAAATACATCAACTCACCTGAAACAGAGTTGTTCCATAAGTCTAAAATTTTATACAACTACCACAATGCTAAAGAAAGCATTGCTAATAAAAAAGAAGTAGTAATTGTTGAAGGTTACATGGACGTTATTGCTTGCTATAAAGCAAATATCACCAATACAGTTGCTATTATGGGTACTGCATTAACTAAAGATCATGTTCAATTGATTAGAAATAATAAAGTTACATTATTCTTAGATAATGATAATGCAGGTATTAATGCATCGTTACGTAGCATTAAAACTCTTTTAGAAAACAATGTTGAAACTGTTGTTGTGCTTAACAAATTCCTTAAAGATGCTGATGAAATCTTAAAAGAATATGGTGCAGAGACATTACAAAATCTTGTTACTCAAAGCACACAATCATCTGTCGATTTTGTTTATGAACAACTTAAGAAAATTCATAATTTAAACACAAACGTTGACTTTCAACATTTAAATGATTTTATTAAAGAATTAGATCAATATTTAGTTCTTATGACTGAAGAACAAATTCAATATATTGCGCTTCGTCTCGAAAAAGATTTTAACTATAAACTCAAAATTGATTCAATTCTTAAATTAGCACAAGCAAAAAATAAACAATACACAAAAACAAGTTATGAAAATGAATTTCAAAATTATGAACCAAGTTATATTCCGAGTTATGATTTTGAAACTCAAATTGACACACCGACTTATCAAACTCAAGAACCAGTAGCATATCAACGTGCATATGATAAATTCTGATTTGATAAAAAGATCACAAGAATTAATGTTCTAATTGGTATTTTATCTAACCCACAAGCATTAAAGTTATTTAAACAAATAGAAAATATTCAAAGTTTATTTATCTATCCAGAGAATGTTAAAAAACTTTTTGATGAGTTAGTCGCTATGGATGAAAATCAAATTTCTCCTGATAAAGCTCTTGAAATATCAAGTGAAGCATTAAGTGATTACTTCTCAGATATTAATAACCAAGCAATTCAAGAAGAGTTTACTAATATCTTTATAAACAATGCCATTGAATCATTTAACCAAGCATTTGAGACAGGTAAAACACTTCCTGTAAAAGCAATGCTCAATGAGTTAAATCAAGAATGAGCAAAATGATTGGATATTAACTATCCAACAAACAATCAAGCAAAAAACATTGTGGTTCCGCCATATCGTTATGAAATTATTAAAAAAATCAATGACTTTTGAAAAAATAGAACCATTAAATTAAAACCTTAA